The following proteins are co-located in the Candidatus Competibacteraceae bacterium genome:
- a CDS encoding FAD-dependent oxidoreductase, with translation MSKAKPLLFIDVPRQDPNKKPARERVIEFGEIYGQFNPQSAATQAGRCLHCGNPYCEWKCPVHNYIPNWLQLIAEGNLFEAAEMSHRTNSLPEVCGRVCPQDRLCEGDCTLNDGFGAVTIGAVEKYITDEALKAGWRPDLSKVTPTGKRVAIVGAGPAGLGCADILARNGVKPVVFDRYAQIGGLLTFGIPPFKLEKEVIQTRREIMEGMGIEFRLGVEVGRDIAFQQLLDQYDAVFLGMGTYAFMKGGFPGEGLPGVHDALPYLISNVNRLLGLERDPREFVDMQNRRVVVLGGGDTAMDCNRTAIRQGATSVTCAYRRDEANMPGSRREVANAKEEGVRFLWNRQPIEIVGDERVEGVKVCATRLGAADARGRRAPEVVPGSEEIIPADRVIIAFGFQPSPAPWFADFGIAVDERGRVRATPASSRKFQTGNPKVFAGGDMVRGSDLVVTAIFEGREAAEGILDYLEV, from the coding sequence ATGTCGAAAGCCAAACCCCTGCTGTTTATCGATGTGCCCCGTCAGGACCCGAACAAGAAACCGGCCCGTGAGCGGGTGATCGAGTTCGGGGAAATCTACGGGCAGTTCAACCCCCAGTCCGCCGCGACCCAGGCCGGACGTTGCCTGCATTGCGGTAACCCCTACTGCGAATGGAAGTGCCCGGTCCACAACTACATTCCCAACTGGCTGCAACTGATCGCCGAAGGCAATCTGTTCGAAGCCGCCGAAATGTCCCACCGCACCAACTCGCTGCCCGAGGTCTGCGGCCGGGTCTGCCCGCAGGATCGGCTGTGCGAAGGCGACTGCACCCTGAACGACGGCTTCGGGGCGGTCACCATCGGCGCGGTCGAAAAATACATCACCGACGAGGCGCTCAAGGCCGGCTGGCGGCCCGATCTGTCCAAGGTGACGCCCACCGGCAAGCGGGTGGCCATCGTCGGCGCCGGTCCGGCCGGGCTGGGCTGCGCCGACATCCTGGCGCGCAACGGCGTCAAGCCGGTGGTGTTCGATCGCTATGCCCAGATCGGCGGGCTGCTGACCTTCGGCATTCCCCCGTTCAAGCTGGAAAAAGAGGTGATACAGACCCGGCGCGAGATCATGGAAGGCATGGGCATCGAGTTCCGCCTCGGGGTCGAGGTCGGCCGCGACATCGCCTTCCAGCAACTGCTGGACCAGTACGACGCCGTGTTTCTCGGCATGGGCACCTACGCCTTCATGAAGGGCGGCTTTCCCGGCGAGGGTTTGCCGGGAGTGCACGACGCTTTGCCTTATCTGATTTCCAACGTCAACCGGCTGTTGGGGCTGGAGCGGGACCCGCGCGAGTTCGTCGATATGCAGAATCGGCGAGTGGTGGTGCTGGGCGGCGGCGATACGGCGATGGACTGCAATCGCACCGCTATCCGGCAGGGCGCGACCAGCGTCACCTGCGCCTATCGCCGCGACGAGGCCAACATGCCCGGCTCGCGCCGTGAAGTCGCCAACGCCAAGGAGGAGGGGGTACGATTCCTCTGGAACCGGCAGCCGATCGAGATCGTCGGCGACGAACGAGTGGAGGGTGTCAAGGTCTGCGCCACCCGGCTCGGCGCGGCCGACGCCCGGGGCCGACGCGCGCCCGAAGTCGTACCGGGCTCGGAGGAGATCATTCCGGCCGACCGGGTGATCATCGCTTTCGGTTTCCAGCCCAGTCCGGCGCCCTGGTTCGCCGACTTCGGCATTGCCGTGGACGAGCGCGGCCGGGTCCGTGCCACGCCGGCCAGCTCGCGCAAGTTTCAGACCGGCAACCCCAAGGTGTTTGCCGGTGGCGACATGGTGCGCGGCTCCGATCTGGTGGTGACCGCCATCTTCGAGGGCCGGGAAGCGGCGGAGGGAATTCTGGATTACCTGGAGGTGTGA
- a CDS encoding beta-glucosidase, with the protein MPDHSTPFPPGFLWGAATSAYQIEGSPLADGAGPSIWHEFAHTPGRTHDGDTGDRACDHYHRYRDDVALMGGLGLNAYRFSVSWSRVLPEGRGRINPQGLDFYQRLVDALLEQGIQPMLTLYHWDLPAALDRRGGWLNPDSADWFADYAQVLFRALDDRVRLWVTLNEPWVVVDGGYLHGVLAPGLRNPFAAPHAAHNLLRAHAAATQAYRAAGRHRIGLVVNLEPKYPATETAEDLAATMRADAYWNRQYLDPVFLGAYPPELAEIFGAAWPAFAATELDALRQPPDFLGINYYSRQVVRHDPSDWPLTAGRVRQARQTHTGLDWEVYPQGLTDILQWVAGRYGPLPLYITENGAAFYDPPQADGAVDDPLRRCYLRDHLRAAWAALETGVDLRGYFAWSLLDNFEWAHGYSQRFGLVHVDYATQRRTVKTSGKLYAEIVRGRGAALFAAETGAP; encoded by the coding sequence ATGCCCGACCACTCAACCCCGTTTCCACCCGGCTTCCTTTGGGGGGCCGCCACCTCGGCCTATCAGATCGAAGGCTCGCCGCTGGCCGACGGCGCCGGGCCGAGCATCTGGCACGAATTCGCCCACACGCCCGGCCGGACCCACGACGGCGACACCGGCGACCGGGCCTGCGATCATTATCACCGCTACCGGGACGACGTGGCGCTGATGGGCGGACTGGGCCTGAACGCCTACCGCTTCAGCGTGTCCTGGAGCCGGGTGCTGCCGGAGGGGCGTGGCCGGATCAACCCCCAGGGACTGGATTTCTACCAAAGGTTGGTGGACGCGCTGCTGGAACAGGGCATCCAGCCGATGCTCACCCTGTACCACTGGGATCTGCCGGCGGCGCTGGACCGGCGGGGCGGCTGGCTCAATCCCGACAGCGCCGACTGGTTCGCCGACTACGCCCAAGTTCTGTTCCGGGCGCTGGACGATCGGGTTCGGCTCTGGGTCACCCTGAACGAACCCTGGGTGGTGGTGGACGGCGGTTATCTGCACGGCGTGCTCGCGCCCGGCCTGCGCAACCCCTTCGCCGCCCCGCACGCCGCCCACAACCTGCTGCGGGCGCACGCCGCCGCCACGCAAGCCTATCGGGCCGCCGGCCGGCACCGGATCGGCCTGGTGGTCAACCTGGAGCCGAAATATCCGGCGACGGAAACAGCCGAGGATCTGGCCGCGACCATGCGGGCCGACGCCTACTGGAACCGCCAGTATCTCGATCCGGTGTTTCTGGGCGCCTACCCGCCGGAACTGGCCGAGATCTTCGGTGCCGCCTGGCCAGCGTTCGCCGCCACCGAGCTCGATGCCTTGCGCCAGCCGCCGGATTTTCTCGGCATCAACTACTACAGCCGGCAGGTGGTGCGGCACGATCCCAGCGACTGGCCGCTGACCGCCGGCCGGGTTCGGCAGGCGCGGCAGACCCATACCGGTCTGGACTGGGAAGTCTATCCGCAAGGTCTGACCGATATCCTGCAATGGGTCGCCGGCCGCTACGGGCCGCTGCCGCTCTACATCACCGAAAACGGCGCGGCTTTCTACGATCCGCCCCAGGCCGACGGCGCGGTGGACGATCCTCTGCGCCGGTGCTATCTGCGCGACCATCTGCGGGCGGCGTGGGCGGCGCTGGAAACCGGCGTCGATCTGCGCGGTTATTTTGCCTGGTCGTTGCTGGACAACTTCGAATGGGCGCATGGCTATTCGCAGCGTTTCGGTTTGGTCCACGTCGATTACGCTACCCAGCGGCGCACCGTCAAAACCAGCGGAAAACTGTACGCGGAGATCGTTCGTGGCCGTGGCGCGGCGCTGTTCGCCGCCGAGACCGGGGCGCCCTGA
- a CDS encoding LysE family transporter — MPGFAAAGLLLGLSGGLAPGPLLALVTSETLRHGVRAGIAVALAPLLTDPPIVLAALLVLRPLADQDLPLALLHLGGGLYLAWLSLESLRFRGAELPPVAPGHSLRRGVIANILNPNPYLFWLAVGAPTVLAAWRREPLAAIAFVIAFYLPLVGSKVVLALLLGRVRHALRSRGYVVLMRGLGGLLLVYALLLLCEGGRRLAMG; from the coding sequence GTGCCCGGCTTCGCGGCGGCCGGTCTGCTGCTGGGCCTGAGCGGCGGACTGGCGCCGGGGCCACTGCTGGCGCTGGTGACCAGCGAGACCCTGCGCCACGGAGTCCGCGCCGGGATAGCGGTGGCGCTGGCACCGCTGCTGACCGATCCACCGATCGTGTTGGCCGCCCTGCTGGTGCTGCGGCCGCTGGCCGACCAGGATCTGCCGCTGGCGCTGCTGCATCTGGGCGGCGGACTGTATCTGGCCTGGCTGAGTCTGGAAAGCCTGCGGTTTCGCGGCGCGGAGTTGCCGCCGGTCGCGCCGGGCCACTCGCTGCGGCGCGGCGTGATCGCCAATATTCTCAACCCCAACCCTTATCTGTTCTGGCTGGCGGTGGGCGCGCCCACCGTACTGGCGGCGTGGCGGCGGGAGCCGCTGGCGGCCATCGCCTTCGTGATCGCATTTTACCTGCCGCTGGTCGGTTCGAAGGTGGTGCTGGCGCTGCTGCTGGGCCGCGTGCGCCACGCACTGCGCAGCCGGGGCTATGTGGTGCTGATGCGCGGTTTGGGCGGATTGCTGCTGGTCTACGCACTGCTGTTGCTCTGCGAGGGCGGGCGGCGGCTGGCGATGGGCTGA
- the rsgA gene encoding small ribosomal subunit biogenesis GTPase RsgA: MTNRRLTQRQRARIQRQQDHRRERADGPAPGPDELGLGPERTGLVIANYGSALIVEDDKGCLYRCAARQNLGRLACGDRVVWQPSGAEAEVGVVVALVERRSLLTRPDYRGQPRPVAANLDEVAVVLAPEPEPSEYLLDRYLVAIAAIGVRGLLVLNKVDLLDAPARTALLERLEPYRRIGYPLLLASNRAARGLDELRAWLGGRVSLLVGQSGVGKSSLVKALLPEREIRIQAISQATGHGAHTTTTSTLYHLPDGGDLIDTPGVRSFGLGEIDPDALGRGFPELAPHLGRCRFSDCRHQGEPGCALAAALARGEIVPRRLDSYLTLRAELAARLARPGS; the protein is encoded by the coding sequence ATGACCAACCGACGGCTGACCCAGCGCCAGCGGGCCCGCATCCAGCGCCAGCAGGACCACCGCCGCGAGCGCGCCGACGGGCCGGCGCCGGGGCCGGATGAGCTTGGGCTTGGCCCGGAACGAACCGGCCTGGTGATCGCCAATTATGGCTCGGCCCTGATCGTCGAGGATGACAAAGGCTGCCTGTACCGCTGCGCGGCACGACAAAACCTGGGCCGGCTGGCCTGCGGCGACCGCGTGGTTTGGCAACCGTCCGGCGCGGAAGCAGAGGTAGGGGTGGTGGTGGCGCTGGTCGAGCGCCGGTCGCTGCTGACCCGCCCCGATTACCGCGGCCAGCCGCGACCGGTGGCCGCCAACCTCGACGAAGTAGCAGTGGTGCTGGCGCCGGAACCGGAACCCAGCGAGTATTTGCTCGACCGCTATCTGGTGGCGATCGCCGCCATCGGCGTGCGGGGGCTGCTGGTGCTGAACAAGGTGGATTTGCTGGACGCACCGGCGCGGACGGCGCTGCTGGAACGGCTGGAGCCTTACCGGCGAATCGGTTATCCGCTGCTGCTGGCCAGCAACCGCGCCGCGCGGGGACTGGACGAGTTGCGCGCCTGGCTGGGCGGGCGGGTCAGCCTGCTGGTCGGCCAGTCGGGGGTCGGCAAGTCGTCGCTGGTCAAGGCGCTGCTGCCGGAACGCGAGATCCGCATCCAGGCCATCTCCCAGGCCACCGGCCACGGTGCCCACACCACCACCACCAGTACGCTCTATCACCTGCCGGACGGTGGCGATCTGATCGATACCCCGGGCGTGCGCAGCTTTGGACTGGGTGAGATCGACCCGGATGCGCTGGGCCGAGGGTTTCCGGAACTGGCGCCGCATCTGGGTCGCTGCCGGTTTTCCGACTGCCGGCATCAGGGCGAACCCGGCTGCGCGCTGGCGGCGGCACTGGCGCGCGGCGAGATCGTCCCGCGCCGGCTGGACAGCTACTTGACGCTGCGCGCGGAGCTGGCGGCGCGGCTGGCGCGGCCGGGCTCGTGA
- the orn gene encoding oligoribonuclease, with amino-acid sequence MSPDNLIWIDLEMTGLDTQTDRIIEIATVVTDSQLNVLAEGPVLAIHQSDATLAAMDDWNRKQHGGSGLATRVRASELDEREAEIRTLAFLSQHVPPGKSPMCGNSICQDRRFLARCMPDLEAYFHYRNLDVSTLKELARRWYPERVKGFNKSSTHLALQDIHDSIEELRFYRERLFPPVAGNP; translated from the coding sequence ATGTCCCCCGACAACCTGATCTGGATCGACCTGGAAATGACCGGCCTGGACACCCAGACCGACCGCATCATCGAAATCGCGACCGTCGTTACCGACAGCCAACTGAACGTGCTCGCCGAAGGGCCGGTGCTGGCCATCCACCAAAGCGACGCGACGCTGGCGGCGATGGACGACTGGAACCGGAAGCAGCACGGCGGGTCCGGCCTGGCGACCCGGGTGCGCGCCAGCGAGTTGGACGAACGCGAGGCCGAAATACGTACCTTGGCATTTCTCAGCCAGCATGTCCCCCCAGGCAAGTCGCCGATGTGCGGTAATAGCATCTGTCAGGACCGACGCTTCCTGGCGCGCTGCATGCCGGATCTGGAAGCGTATTTTCACTACCGCAACCTGGACGTCAGCACACTCAAGGAACTGGCCCGCCGCTGGTATCCCGAGCGGGTCAAGGGCTTCAACAAGAGCTCGACCCACCTGGCGCTGCAAGATATTCACGATTCCATCGAGGAGCTGCGTTTCTACCGCGAGCGCTTGTTCCCGCCAGTGGCCGGCAATCCCTAG
- a CDS encoding sulfurtransferase — MTSAPNLSLLIEPEQLQSCLADPRILIVDLSNPASYAAGHIPGAIHLDYADLVRAEPPAMGLLPDEARLGEVCSRLGLTPERHVVAYDEEGNGRAGRLLWTLAVLGHAPVSLLNGGTHAWDAAGGALDAQLPHPSRSVYPACFANPAAMADKAYILEQLGSADVVLLDTRTPAEFAGLDQRAARAGHIPGAVNLNWTDAMDPRRQLRLQPDPVLRELLATRGVTPDKEVIVYCQTHHRSAHTYWVLRYLGYPRVRGYPGAWSEWGNDPGLPVER; from the coding sequence ATGACCTCCGCCCCGAATCTGTCGCTGCTGATCGAACCGGAACAGCTTCAATCGTGTCTGGCCGACCCCAGGATCCTCATCGTGGACCTGTCCAATCCGGCCAGCTACGCCGCCGGCCACATCCCCGGCGCGATCCATCTCGATTATGCCGATCTGGTCCGGGCCGAACCGCCGGCGATGGGCCTGCTGCCGGACGAAGCGCGGCTGGGCGAAGTGTGCTCGCGGCTGGGCCTGACCCCGGAACGGCATGTGGTCGCCTACGACGAGGAAGGCAACGGTCGCGCCGGGCGATTGCTGTGGACACTGGCGGTACTCGGCCACGCGCCGGTTTCCCTGCTCAATGGCGGCACCCACGCCTGGGACGCCGCCGGTGGAGCGCTGGACGCTCAATTACCCCACCCATCGCGCAGCGTCTATCCGGCCTGTTTCGCCAATCCGGCGGCAATGGCCGACAAGGCTTACATCCTGGAACAGCTTGGGAGCGCCGATGTCGTGCTGCTCGATACCCGCACCCCGGCCGAATTCGCCGGCCTGGACCAGCGCGCCGCCCGCGCCGGCCACATTCCCGGCGCGGTTAACCTGAACTGGACCGACGCCATGGACCCGCGGCGGCAGTTGCGTCTGCAACCCGACCCGGTGCTGCGGGAATTGCTGGCGACGCGCGGCGTCACGCCCGACAAGGAAGTGATCGTCTACTGTCAGACCCACCACCGCTCGGCGCATACCTACTGGGTGCTGCGCTATCTGGGCTACCCGCGGGTGCGCGGCTATCCCGGCGCCTGGTCGGAATGGGGCAACGATCCCGGCTTGCCGGTCGAGCGCTGA
- a CDS encoding oxygen-independent coproporphyrinogen III oxidase-like protein, translated as MPVFTVPVPLALYVHIPWCARKCPYCDFNSHEAHGPLPEQAYVDALLADLEQDLPRVWGRRIDSLFIGGGTPSLFSAEALDRLLSGLRARLPLRPDLEITLEANPGTVERGKFAEFREAGINRLSIGVQSFDDGHLQALGRIHDRRAAVAAAEAAHAAGLDHFNLDLMFGLPGQTVEQALTDIACALALQPAHLSYYQLTLEPNTRFYRSPPVLPDDDTISVIQDRAQEELARHGYSRYEVSAYARAGQRCRHNLNYWEFGDYLGIGAGAHGKLSDPASGTIHRIWKAKHPRDYLARAGTPAGVGGDTPVREAELPLEFLMNALRLIEGVPAALFGERTGVSLAALEPGWSRARARTLLENDPERLQASELGLRFLNDLLQEFMPEAEQV; from the coding sequence ATGCCCGTTTTCACCGTGCCGGTCCCGCTGGCGTTGTACGTCCATATCCCCTGGTGCGCGCGCAAATGCCCGTACTGCGATTTCAATTCTCACGAAGCGCATGGGCCGCTGCCGGAACAGGCTTATGTGGACGCGCTGCTGGCCGATCTGGAACAGGATCTGCCCCGAGTCTGGGGACGACGCATCGACAGCCTGTTCATCGGCGGCGGCACCCCCAGCCTGTTTTCGGCCGAGGCGCTGGACCGGCTACTGTCGGGACTGCGCGCCCGCCTGCCGCTGCGCCCGGATCTGGAAATCACCCTGGAAGCCAACCCCGGCACGGTGGAGCGGGGTAAATTCGCCGAATTTCGCGAGGCCGGCATCAATCGCCTGTCGATCGGGGTACAGAGCTTCGACGACGGACACCTGCAAGCCTTGGGGCGGATTCACGATCGCCGCGCGGCGGTTGCCGCCGCCGAGGCCGCCCATGCCGCCGGACTGGACCATTTCAATCTGGATCTGATGTTCGGCCTGCCGGGTCAGACGGTCGAACAGGCGCTGACCGATATTGCCTGTGCGCTGGCGCTGCAACCGGCGCATCTTTCCTATTACCAGCTCACCCTCGAACCCAACACCCGGTTTTACCGGTCGCCGCCGGTGCTGCCGGACGACGATACGATCAGTGTCATTCAGGACCGCGCCCAGGAGGAACTGGCCCGGCACGGCTACTCGCGCTACGAAGTGTCGGCCTACGCCCGCGCCGGCCAGCGCTGCCGGCACAATCTGAACTACTGGGAATTCGGCGACTATCTCGGCATCGGCGCCGGCGCGCATGGCAAGCTGAGCGATCCCGCCAGCGGAACGATCCATCGGATCTGGAAGGCCAAACACCCGCGCGACTATCTGGCGCGGGCCGGAACGCCAGCCGGTGTTGGCGGCGACACGCCGGTGCGCGAGGCCGAACTGCCGCTGGAGTTTCTGATGAACGCCTTGCGTCTGATCGAAGGGGTGCCGGCGGCGCTGTTCGGCGAACGCACGGGCGTGTCGCTGGCGGCGCTGGAGCCGGGCTGGAGCCGGGCGCGGGCGCGGACATTGCTGGAGAACGATCCCGAACGCCTGCAAGCGAGCGAGCTGGGGTTGCGTTTTCTGAACGATCTGTTGCAGGAGTTCATGCCGGAAGCGGAGCAGGTTTGA
- the rdgB gene encoding RdgB/HAM1 family non-canonical purine NTP pyrophosphatase — translation MRKIVLATGNPGKVREFSTVLAGLAVEIVPQSAFAVPEVEETGLSFVENALLKARNTAQHTGLPALADDSGLVVDALEGAPGIYSARYAGPEADDRANIAKLLAELGETPAEWRGARFHCALALLRHAADPMPLICQASWEGLITFEPYGDGGFGYDPVFLVPSEAQTAAELDPAVKNRLSHRGQALAQLAQALKLDPLAPTTD, via the coding sequence ATGCGCAAGATCGTGCTGGCAACCGGCAACCCCGGCAAGGTCCGGGAATTCAGCACCGTGCTGGCCGGGCTGGCGGTGGAGATCGTGCCACAGTCGGCCTTCGCCGTGCCGGAAGTCGAGGAAACCGGATTGAGTTTCGTCGAGAATGCCTTGCTCAAGGCCCGCAACACCGCTCAACATACCGGGTTACCGGCGTTGGCGGACGATTCCGGCCTGGTGGTGGACGCCTTGGAGGGTGCGCCGGGCATTTATTCGGCCCGCTATGCCGGTCCCGAAGCCGACGACCGCGCCAACATCGCCAAGCTGCTGGCGGAATTGGGCGAAACCCCCGCCGAATGGCGTGGCGCCCGATTTCATTGCGCCTTAGCCTTGTTGCGCCATGCCGCCGACCCGATGCCGTTGATCTGTCAAGCCAGTTGGGAGGGGCTGATCACCTTCGAGCCGTATGGCGACGGTGGCTTCGGCTACGATCCGGTGTTCCTCGTTCCCAGCGAAGCCCAGACGGCCGCCGAACTCGATCCGGCGGTCAAGAACCGGCTCAGCCATCGCGGCCAGGCGCTGGCCCAGCTGGCGCAAGCGCTGAAGCTGGACCCACTGGCGCCGACGACGGACTGA
- the rph gene encoding ribonuclease PH yields the protein MRPSNRAADELRPIRMTRQFTKHAEGSVLVEFGDTRVICTASVEERVPHFLKGKGRGWVTAEYGMLPRATHTRSSREASRGRQDGRTMEIQRLIGRALRAVLDLEALGERTITLDCDVIQADGGTRTAAITGGFVALADAVRHLVGRKSFKRNPLHGQVASVSVGIFQGLPVLDLDYAEDSEAETDMNVVMNDAGAFIELQGTAEGHAFRMEELQAMLELARGGIERLLRKQREVLGLPA from the coding sequence ATGCGCCCCAGCAACCGCGCCGCCGACGAACTGCGCCCGATCCGGATGACCCGTCAATTCACCAAGCACGCCGAAGGGTCGGTGCTGGTGGAGTTCGGCGACACCCGGGTGATCTGTACCGCCAGCGTCGAGGAACGGGTACCGCATTTTCTCAAGGGCAAGGGGCGGGGCTGGGTGACGGCCGAATACGGCATGTTGCCGCGCGCCACCCATACCCGCTCCAGCCGCGAGGCCAGCCGCGGCCGGCAGGACGGGCGGACCATGGAAATCCAGCGGCTGATCGGCCGGGCGCTGCGCGCGGTACTGGATCTGGAAGCGCTGGGCGAGCGCACCATCACCCTGGACTGCGACGTGATCCAGGCCGACGGCGGTACCCGCACCGCCGCCATCACCGGCGGCTTCGTGGCGCTGGCCGATGCGGTGCGCCATTTGGTCGGCAGAAAATCGTTCAAGAGAAACCCGCTGCATGGGCAGGTGGCGTCGGTGTCGGTGGGTATCTTTCAGGGCCTGCCGGTGCTGGATTTGGACTACGCCGAGGATTCCGAAGCGGAAACCGACATGAACGTGGTGATGAACGACGCCGGGGCCTTCATCGAACTCCAGGGCACCGCCGAGGGACACGCCTTCCGCATGGAGGAATTGCAGGCGATGCTGGAACTGGCGCGCGGCGGCATCGAACGCCTGTTGCGCAAGCAGCGGGAAGTGCTGGGGCTGCCGGCCTGA
- a CDS encoding YicC family protein, translating to MLRSMTAFARQEQSSAWGTITWELRSVNHRYLETTVRLPDALRGLEVLARERIGGVLSRGKVECTLKMQAAGTTAAALTLNRPLVERLLDVAAELEHLMGPGTGLRLVDVLRWPGAVNEAEPDLDEVRLAILDGLDTALRDLVVTREREGQRTAELLRQRCDAMRVQVELVRARRPEVLARWRDKLLGRLADIPVDADTGRLEQELALIAQRLDVDEELDRLDTHLDEIQAVFERDEAVGRRLDFLMQELNREANTLSSKSADADTTRAAVELKVLIEQMREQVQNIE from the coding sequence ATGTTACGCAGCATGACCGCCTTTGCGCGCCAGGAGCAGTCCAGCGCCTGGGGCACCATTACTTGGGAATTGCGCTCGGTCAACCACCGTTATCTGGAAACCACCGTTCGTCTGCCGGATGCGCTGCGCGGGTTGGAGGTATTGGCGCGCGAGCGCATCGGCGGGGTGTTGAGTCGTGGCAAGGTGGAATGCACCCTCAAGATGCAGGCCGCCGGTACGACGGCGGCCGCGCTCACGCTGAACCGGCCGCTCGTCGAACGTTTGTTGGACGTCGCGGCGGAGCTGGAACACCTGATGGGGCCGGGCACCGGTTTGCGCCTGGTGGATGTACTGCGCTGGCCGGGCGCGGTCAACGAGGCGGAACCGGATCTGGACGAAGTCCGGCTGGCCATTCTCGATGGCCTGGACACGGCGTTGCGGGATCTGGTCGTCACCCGGGAACGGGAAGGTCAGCGTACCGCCGAACTGCTGCGGCAGCGTTGCGACGCCATGCGGGTCCAGGTCGAGCTGGTGCGCGCCCGCCGGCCCGAGGTGCTGGCTCGTTGGCGCGACAAGCTGCTGGGCCGGCTGGCCGATATCCCGGTCGACGCCGACACCGGCCGCCTGGAACAGGAGCTGGCGCTGATCGCCCAGCGCCTGGACGTGGACGAGGAACTCGACCGGCTGGACACTCATCTCGACGAGATTCAGGCCGTGTTCGAACGCGATGAGGCGGTCGGCCGGCGGCTGGATTTTCTGATGCAGGAGCTCAACCGGGAAGCCAACACCCTGTCCTCGAAATCCGCCGACGCCGATACCACCCGCGCCGCAGTCGAGCTGAAGGTGCTGATCGAGCAGATGCGGGAGCAGGTGCAGAACATCGAGTAG
- a CDS encoding MliC family protein, translating to MPLSAFAASRSWSTSGGGEKIMLTDCRDCGDDIGMMVVCRGAEQPAMVSVHWAAVATGQEDAALPIVLNIDGQSFKRQAVTHYFGQIGYTPEFELDRNDSLIAALQSGRSLKVSFGDQTTELALQGSHDAFEIFKTHCGWSPTTPPISDAKWFVQTYSSEDSGQPKTFLIFGTPETDAIAFSASCEKGQRGPELMADLLIDFGNIAPSQPIDVNLQGPSLSATYAGKVFKDSSEYAGVRLAIGIDDPLWQVFSKPGELVLQAENLVPVTIPLQGAESPVQDFLKTCRAYFAAFDAAATPEQDSVYRYDCEDGSRLQARYDNSRSYSVAHVSHAGQAEVALIQVISGSGAKYSNGDLTLHTKAGDALLIDGETVYRCHSE from the coding sequence ATGCCACTATCCGCCTTTGCCGCCTCCCGCAGTTGGAGCACCAGTGGCGGCGGGGAAAAAATCATGCTGACCGACTGTCGCGATTGCGGCGATGACATCGGCATGATGGTCGTTTGCAGGGGTGCGGAGCAGCCTGCCATGGTTAGCGTCCACTGGGCGGCGGTGGCAACCGGTCAGGAAGATGCCGCACTTCCGATTGTATTGAATATCGACGGCCAGAGCTTCAAGCGACAAGCGGTGACGCATTATTTCGGCCAGATCGGCTATACGCCTGAATTCGAGCTGGATCGAAACGATTCCCTGATTGCAGCCCTGCAATCTGGCCGCAGCCTCAAGGTTAGCTTTGGCGACCAAACCACCGAACTGGCATTGCAAGGCTCGCATGATGCATTCGAGATTTTCAAGACTCATTGCGGTTGGAGCCCCACCACACCACCCATCAGCGATGCGAAGTGGTTTGTTCAAACCTATTCCTCGGAAGACTCCGGTCAGCCAAAGACTTTTTTGATATTTGGCACCCCGGAGACCGATGCCATCGCATTTTCAGCAAGCTGCGAAAAGGGTCAAAGAGGACCGGAGCTTATGGCCGACTTGCTGATCGATTTCGGTAATATCGCGCCCAGTCAGCCCATCGACGTCAACTTGCAAGGCCCGAGTCTCAGCGCCACCTATGCCGGAAAGGTATTCAAGGACAGCTCGGAATATGCCGGTGTACGGCTGGCAATCGGTATTGACGACCCGCTATGGCAGGTCTTCTCGAAACCTGGAGAACTGGTTTTGCAAGCTGAAAACCTTGTGCCGGTAACGATCCCACTCCAGGGAGCGGAGAGTCCGGTACAAGACTTTCTCAAGACCTGTAGGGCGTATTTCGCCGCCTTTGACGCCGCTGCCACACCGGAACAGGATAGTGTCTATCGCTATGACTGTGAGGATGGATCGCGATTGCAGGCCCGTTATGACAACTCCCGATCCTATTCCGTGGCGCATGTATCCCATGCCGGTCAAGCCGAAGTCGCACTGATTCAAGTCATTTCCGGTTCCGGCGCGAAGTATTCCAATGGCGACTTGACCTTGCATACGAAAGCTGGAGATGCGCTACTGATCGATGGTGAAACGGTCTATCGCTGCCACTCGGAGTGA